One part of the Ziziphus jujuba cultivar Dongzao chromosome 2, ASM3175591v1 genome encodes these proteins:
- the LOC107418409 gene encoding peroxisomal membrane protein PEX14 isoform X1 → MATQSTSPTTTSTEENSQNSAVLTEPKNADQSNAQAEATKQNPSTSVFVNKEPIREEQVQNAVKFLSHPKVRGSPVIYRRSFLEKKGLTKEEIDEAFRLVPDPPPSAQAAAVNQDGQVKTSSSIQPQTSIQNPQPAAAAPTNAITPVASLTWPRFHWSHAILAVGLLAVSGAGTAIVIRNSIVPRLKSWIRKVVLEDEDGIAKKTDTKPSLAEEAAAAAKSAAAAAADVAKASQEMLNSKNEERRYFVELMNMLDVQVQEMKSMSNAIRKLEGEASAPARTYIDHDDRQITVSNPQKLYVNGKADYDSRSVRSASPPASAEPSIAPHSKSYMEIMAMVQRGEKPSNIREINDLPPNPNQQPSNPRLAPRSKPWEVSQTQNNSNQFLQSQGNYEGLNTKVQDNGSVYQSNGDSSVPGWQRRNARITEIENEDGSYGSRANERPVQRTWVPPQPPPVLMPEAAEAIRRPKPSVQKESAADGQFVAQPSDITDELQKATKLSESGGAIEINGGSSNEIQEAGDYSLSNPEQPV, encoded by the exons ATGGCGACTCAATCCACTTCTCCGACGACCACTTCTACTGAAGAAAATTCTCAGAATTCAG CGGTGCTTACAGAACCGAAAAATGCGGATCAGTCAAATGCCCAGGCAGAGGCAACTAAACAAAATCCTTCAACATCTGTTTTTGTGAATAAAGAACCAATTCGAGAAGAACAAGTGCAAAATGCTGTGAAATTCCTTTCACACCCAAAAGTTAGGGGATCCCCAGTTATCTATAGACGATCTTTTCTTGAGAAGAAGGGGCTCACGAAGGAGGAGATAGATGAAGCATTTCGACTTGTCCCT GACCCACCTCCAAGTGCTCAGGCTGCTGCTGTCAATCAAG ATGGACAGGTGAAAACATCTTCAAGCATTCAGCCACAAACCTCGATACAAAATCCGCAACCTGCGGCTGCCGCTCCTACTAATGCCATTACTCCCGTGGCTTCCTTAACATGGCCTCGATTTCACTGGTCTCATGCTATTCTTGCTGTAGGATTACTGGCAGTTTCAGGAGCTGGGACAGCCATAGTAATTAGG AATTCTATTGTTCCTCGGTTGAAGTCTTGGATACGGAAAGTTGTATTGGAAGATGAAGATGGCATTGCCAAGAAAACAGACACAAAACCAAGTCTGGCAGAAGAAGCAGCAGCTGCTGCAAAATCAGCTGCAGCAGCTGCAGCTGATGTGGCAAAAGCAAGCCAGGAAATGTTGAATTCAAAGAATGAAG AGAGAAGATACTTTGTTGAGCTTATGAACATGTTAGATGTGCAAGTGCAAGAAATGAAGTCAATGAGTAATGCTATTCGGAAATTGGAAG GGGAGGCAAGCGCCCCTGCAAGAACTTACATAGATCATGATGACCGTCAAATCACAGTCTCAAATCCACAG AAATTATATGTGAATGGCAAGGCAGACTATGACTCACGCTCAG tgAGGTCTGCCTCACCTCCTGCATCTGCAGAACCATCAATTGCACCTCACTCAAAGTCTTATATGGAA ATTATGGCTATGGTCCAAAGAGGGGAGAAACCTTCTAATATCAGA GAGATTAATGATTTACCCCCTAATCCTAATCAGCAACCATCAAATCCTCGCTTAGCACCTCGATCCAAG CCTTGGGAAGTTAGTCAGACTCAAAACAACTCAAACCAGTTTCTGCAGTCTCAAGGAAACTATGAAGGTCTAAATACCAAAGTACAAGATAATGGGTCAGTCTATCAGTCAAATGGAGATAGTTCGGTGCCTGGGTGGCAAAGGAGAAATGCAAGAATCACCGAGATCGAAAATGAAGATGGGTCTTATGGTTCACGGGCCAATGAGCGACCAGTTCAGCGAACCTGGGTTCCTCCCCAGCCACCCCCAGTTCTAATGCCAGAAGCAGCTGAAGCAATCCGAAGGCCAAAACCATCGGTGCAGAAAGAATCTGCAGCTGACGGTCAGTTTGTAGCACAACCATCAGATATAACAGATGAGTTGCAGAAGGCTACAAAATTATCTGAATCAGGAGGTGCAATTGAGATTAATGGTGGGAGCTCAAATGAAATACAAGAAGCTGGAGATTACAGTTTGAGTAATCCGGAGCAGCCAGTGTGA
- the LOC107418409 gene encoding peroxisomal membrane protein PEX14 isoform X2 translates to MATQSTSPTTTSTEENSQNSEPKNADQSNAQAEATKQNPSTSVFVNKEPIREEQVQNAVKFLSHPKVRGSPVIYRRSFLEKKGLTKEEIDEAFRLVPDPPPSAQAAAVNQDGQVKTSSSIQPQTSIQNPQPAAAAPTNAITPVASLTWPRFHWSHAILAVGLLAVSGAGTAIVIRNSIVPRLKSWIRKVVLEDEDGIAKKTDTKPSLAEEAAAAAKSAAAAAADVAKASQEMLNSKNEERRYFVELMNMLDVQVQEMKSMSNAIRKLEGEASAPARTYIDHDDRQITVSNPQKLYVNGKADYDSRSVRSASPPASAEPSIAPHSKSYMEIMAMVQRGEKPSNIREINDLPPNPNQQPSNPRLAPRSKPWEVSQTQNNSNQFLQSQGNYEGLNTKVQDNGSVYQSNGDSSVPGWQRRNARITEIENEDGSYGSRANERPVQRTWVPPQPPPVLMPEAAEAIRRPKPSVQKESAADGQFVAQPSDITDELQKATKLSESGGAIEINGGSSNEIQEAGDYSLSNPEQPV, encoded by the exons ATGGCGACTCAATCCACTTCTCCGACGACCACTTCTACTGAAGAAAATTCTCAGAATTCAG AACCGAAAAATGCGGATCAGTCAAATGCCCAGGCAGAGGCAACTAAACAAAATCCTTCAACATCTGTTTTTGTGAATAAAGAACCAATTCGAGAAGAACAAGTGCAAAATGCTGTGAAATTCCTTTCACACCCAAAAGTTAGGGGATCCCCAGTTATCTATAGACGATCTTTTCTTGAGAAGAAGGGGCTCACGAAGGAGGAGATAGATGAAGCATTTCGACTTGTCCCT GACCCACCTCCAAGTGCTCAGGCTGCTGCTGTCAATCAAG ATGGACAGGTGAAAACATCTTCAAGCATTCAGCCACAAACCTCGATACAAAATCCGCAACCTGCGGCTGCCGCTCCTACTAATGCCATTACTCCCGTGGCTTCCTTAACATGGCCTCGATTTCACTGGTCTCATGCTATTCTTGCTGTAGGATTACTGGCAGTTTCAGGAGCTGGGACAGCCATAGTAATTAGG AATTCTATTGTTCCTCGGTTGAAGTCTTGGATACGGAAAGTTGTATTGGAAGATGAAGATGGCATTGCCAAGAAAACAGACACAAAACCAAGTCTGGCAGAAGAAGCAGCAGCTGCTGCAAAATCAGCTGCAGCAGCTGCAGCTGATGTGGCAAAAGCAAGCCAGGAAATGTTGAATTCAAAGAATGAAG AGAGAAGATACTTTGTTGAGCTTATGAACATGTTAGATGTGCAAGTGCAAGAAATGAAGTCAATGAGTAATGCTATTCGGAAATTGGAAG GGGAGGCAAGCGCCCCTGCAAGAACTTACATAGATCATGATGACCGTCAAATCACAGTCTCAAATCCACAG AAATTATATGTGAATGGCAAGGCAGACTATGACTCACGCTCAG tgAGGTCTGCCTCACCTCCTGCATCTGCAGAACCATCAATTGCACCTCACTCAAAGTCTTATATGGAA ATTATGGCTATGGTCCAAAGAGGGGAGAAACCTTCTAATATCAGA GAGATTAATGATTTACCCCCTAATCCTAATCAGCAACCATCAAATCCTCGCTTAGCACCTCGATCCAAG CCTTGGGAAGTTAGTCAGACTCAAAACAACTCAAACCAGTTTCTGCAGTCTCAAGGAAACTATGAAGGTCTAAATACCAAAGTACAAGATAATGGGTCAGTCTATCAGTCAAATGGAGATAGTTCGGTGCCTGGGTGGCAAAGGAGAAATGCAAGAATCACCGAGATCGAAAATGAAGATGGGTCTTATGGTTCACGGGCCAATGAGCGACCAGTTCAGCGAACCTGGGTTCCTCCCCAGCCACCCCCAGTTCTAATGCCAGAAGCAGCTGAAGCAATCCGAAGGCCAAAACCATCGGTGCAGAAAGAATCTGCAGCTGACGGTCAGTTTGTAGCACAACCATCAGATATAACAGATGAGTTGCAGAAGGCTACAAAATTATCTGAATCAGGAGGTGCAATTGAGATTAATGGTGGGAGCTCAAATGAAATACAAGAAGCTGGAGATTACAGTTTGAGTAATCCGGAGCAGCCAGTGTGA
- the LOC107418395 gene encoding uncharacterized protein LOC107418395, which produces MQAGPLLSLSPSFNSYSSTGKLAEIAARVVNEFRQENNGSNGGGGFVYDPWENDENLHTQFGDLSLNLNSNPHEENLPQQLDHYHDENDEDHEGEFEFASVCRDLGSSSPISADELFYNGQIKPIYPLFNQDLLRNDDAPKNVVVNQPSSMDSKTPSSSTTKTTTTTRRRQPLRKLMIEEERESASTASCSSSESDELDGLSPESFCVWRPKTTAAGVSTTPERCKKSNSTGSSKRWKFRQLLSRSNSEGKDMFLFLSPSKKAEKGISSGDKKVAGKVTAKEVSVNGDGVGAHEAHQVKNRAVKEEDKKKSFLSYGQDIVGFFSNVDGVSRNLNPF; this is translated from the coding sequence ATGCAGGCTGGTCCATTGCTTTCTCTTTCACCTAGCTTCAATAGCTATTCTTCCACTGGCAAACTGGCCGAGATTGCTGCTAGAGTCGTTAACGAATTCAGACAAGAAAACAATGGCTCAAATGGTGGTGGCGGATTTGTCTATGATCCTTGGGAAAACGATGAGAATTTACATACCCAATTCGGAGATTTgtctttgaatttgaattcgaaCCCACATGAGGAAAATTTACCACAACAGCTCGATCATTATCAtgatgaaaatgatgaagatCATGAAGGCGAATTCGAATTCGCTTCCGTTTGCAGAGATTTGGGTTCGTCGTCACCAATCTCGGCCGACGAGCTCTTCTACAACGGCCAGATCAAACCCATTTACCCACTTTTCAACCAAGACCTGCTTCGAAACGACGACGCTCCAAAAAACGTCGTCGTTAACCAACCCTCTTCGATGGACTCGAAAACACCGTCGTCGTCGACAACGAAAACGACGACAACGACCCGTCGTCGACAGCCCCTGAGAAAGCTCATGATCGAAGAAGAAAGAGAGTCGGCATCGACGGCTTCGTGCTCTTCTTCGGAATCCGACGAGCTCGACGGACTCTCGCCGGAAAGTTTCTGTGTCTGGAGACCGAAAACCACCGCCGCCGGCGTGTCAACGACTCCGGAAAGGTGCAAGAAGAGCAACTCCACTGGGTCTTCGAAACGCTGGAAGTTCCGGCAGCTTCTCAGCCGGAGCAATAGCGAAGGTAAGGATATGTTTCTGTTTCTTTCTCCGAGCAAGAAAGCGGAAAAGGGCATCTCCTCCGGCGACAAAAAAGTAGCCGGAAAAGTGACGGCGAAAGAGGTCTCCGTCAACGGCGACGGCGTGGGAGCTCACGAAGCTCATCAAGTGAAGAACAGAGCggtaaaagaagaagataagaaGAAATCGTTCCTGTCGTACGGGCAGGACATTGTTGGATTCTTCTCAAATGTCGATGGGGTAAGCAGGAATTTGAATCCTTTTTGA
- the LOC107418400 gene encoding carbonic anhydrase 2, with protein MAGVSVSEVAIQGLKKLLSEKEDLDDVAAGAKIEKLTLELQGQKSHSSDPAVQAITDGFTDFKINHFEKYPDFYNELAEGQSPKFLVFACSDSRVSPTFILNFKPGEAFMVRNIANLVPPFNQIRYSGVGAAIEYAVSVLGVENILVIGHSRCGGIKRLMELPGDGSVHFDFVDDWVQIGLPAKSKVVAQGVPADQQLEALEKEAVNLSLVNLQTYPYVKEKISEKKLALRGGYYNFVNGSFELWELKTCISPPIIIE; from the exons ATGGCAGGGGTGTCAGTATCGGAGGTGGCAATTCAAGGGCTTAAGAAGCTTCTCAG TGAGAAGGAAGACTTGGATGATGTGGCAGCAGGTGCCAAAATTGAGAAGCTGACACTTGAGTTGCAAGGCCAGAAATCTCATTCTTCTGACCCTGCAGTTCAAGCAATCACAGATGGCTTCACTGACTTCAAGATCAACCACTTCga AAAGTATCCAGATTTTTATAATGAACTTGCCGAGGGCCAGAGCCCCAAG TTTCTGGTATTTGCATGCTCAGACTCCAGAGTATCCCCAACGTTTATCCTTAATTTCAAACCTGGGGAAGCCTTCATGGTCCGCAACATTGCTAACTTGGTTCCACCATTTAACCAG ATAAGATACTCAGGAGTTGGAGCAGCCATTGAATATGCTGTTTCAGTACTTGGG gtggaaaatATTTTGGTCATAGGACACAGTAGATGTGGTGGTATAAAGAGGCTTATGGAGCTTCCGGGGGATGGTTCTGTTCACTT TGACTTTGTTGATGACTGGGTACAAATAGGTTTACCTGCCAAGTCCAAGGTTGTAGCACAGGGTGTGCCAGCGGATCAACAATTGGAGGCTTTGGAAAAA GAAGCAGTAAATCTGTCCCTGGTAAACCTACAAACTTATCCTTATGTGAAAGAGAAAATTTCAGAGAAAAAACTAGCACTCAGAGGAGGTTACTATAACTTTGTCAATGGATCTTTTGAGCTCTGGGAGTTGAAAACCTGCATCTCACCCCCTATCATCATAGAATAA
- the LOC107418411 gene encoding 1-deoxy-D-xylulose 5-phosphate reductoisomerase, chloroplastic → MALNLVPSAEMKAISFLDSSKSTRLPKLPGGFALKRKDCRVAFRGNVHCSAQPPPPPPPAWPGRAVPEPGRVAWNGPKPISIVGSTGYIGTQTLDIVAENPEKFRIVALAAGSNVTLLADQVKRFKPQLVAVRNESLVDELIEALADVEEKPEIIPGEQGIIEVARHPDAVTVVTGIVGCAGLKPTVAAIEAGKDIALANKETLIAGGPFVLPLAHKHKVKILPADSEHSAIFQCIQGLPEGALRRIILTASGGAFRDLPVDKLKEVKVADALKHPNWNMGKKITVDSATLFNKGLEVIEAHYLFGAEYDDIEIVIHPQSIIHSMVETQDSSVLAQLGWPDMRLPILYTMSWPDRIYCSEITWPRLDLCKLGSLTFKTPDNVKYPSMDLAYAAGRAGGTMTGVLSAANEKAVELFINEKIGYLDIFKVVELTCDKHRSELATSPSLEEIIHYDLWARDYAASLISSSNLSPVPV, encoded by the exons ATGGCTTTGAATCTGGTACCATCAGCTGAAATGAAGGCTATCTCCTTCTTGGATTCCAGCAAGTCCACTCGCCTCCCTAAGCTTCCAG GTGGGTTTGCTTTGAAAAGAAAGGACTGCAGAGTAGCATTTAGAGGAAACGTTCATTGTTCAGCAcagcctcctcctcctcctcctcccgCCTGGCCTGGACGAGCTGTTCCGGAGCCCGGTCGTGTTGCTTGGAATGGCCCAAAGCCTATCTCTATTGTTGGATCTACTGGTTATATTGGAACTCag ACATTGGATATAGTAGCAGAAAATCCAGAAAAATTCAGAATAGTGGCGCTTGCAGCTGGTTCCAATGTAACTCTTCTCGCAGATCAG GTGAAAAGGTTCAAGCCTCAACTAGTTGCAGTTAGAAATGAATCATTAGTTGATGAACTTATAGAGGCTTTAGCTGATGTTGAAGAAAAGCCTGAGATTATTCCTGGGGAGCAAGGGATCATTGAG GTTGCCCGCCACCCCGATGCGGTTACAGTAGTTACTGGAATTGTAGGTTGTGCAGGATTGAAG CCTACAGTGGCTGCAATAGAAGCGGGGAAAGACATAGCTTTAGCCAATAAAGAGACCCTGATTGCTGGAGGTCCATTTGTCCTTCCTCTTGCTCACAAGCATAAAGTAAAAATTCTTCCTGCTGATTCTGAACATTCTGCAATATTTCag TGTATCCAGGGCTTGCCAGAGGGTGCACTTCGGCGTATCATTTTAACAGCATCAGGCGGGGCTTTCAG GGATTTGCCAGTTGACAAGTTGAAAGAAGTTAAAGTTGCTGATGCTCTGAAACATCCCAACTGGAATATGGGCAAAAAGATCACTGTTGATTCTGCTACCCTTTTCAATAAG GGTTTGGAAGTCATTGAAGCTCATTATCTATTTGGAGCAGAATATGATGATATTGAGATCGTGATTCACCCACAATCTATCATACATTCAATGGTTGAAACACAG GATTCATCTGTTCTGGCCCAACTGGGCTGGCCAGATATGCGCTTGCCAATCCTCTACACCATGTCATGGCCAGACAGAATCTATTGCTCAGAAATAACTTGGCCTCGGCTTGATCTTTGCAA GCTTGGTTCGCTGACCTTTAAAACTCCTGACAATGTAAAATACCCATCCATGGATCTTGCCTACGCTGCTGGACGGGCAGGAGGCACAATGACTGGAGTTCTTAGTGCAGCTAATGAGAAAGCTGTAGAGTTGTTTATTAATGAAAA GATCGGCTATCTTGATATATTCAAGGTTGTCGAGCTGACATGTGATAAGCACCGGTCAGAATTGGCAACCTCACCTTCCCTGGAGGAAATTATACATTATGACTTGTGGGCACGAGACTATGCTGCTAGTTTGATAAGCTCTTCTAATTTAAGTCCTGTTCCTGTTTGA